The following proteins are co-located in the Streptomyces bottropensis ATCC 25435 genome:
- a CDS encoding intradiol ring-cleavage dioxygenase yields the protein MTGNQTGDEKAHGPRHKRDLTRRKVVVAGAGAVAAVGVGGAVVATASAGTNGGKGSGSGEPLAATSASAGEDCYKLTSETTEGPYYIDADKLRQDITEDKEGIPFTLRLKVIDAETCKPLRDAAVDIWHCDALGLYSGYESFSEGGGTPPTDAPSGTPTDVPTGEPPTGGGGGGGGHEEPTSDTRYLRGTWKTDKRGLVTFETIFPGWYRGRCVHIHTKVHVDGEWTDAGYEGGTTCHTGQFFLGEEAVLDSAEVEPYSTSTTERTTLDDDTIYDGGGVQGGLLKLKYRKKNDISRGVVGSITVGVDPEATHTGTDDSVQPGASATASESATAG from the coding sequence ATGACGGGAAACCAGACCGGAGACGAGAAGGCCCACGGGCCGAGGCACAAGCGCGATCTGACGCGCCGCAAGGTCGTCGTGGCGGGGGCGGGCGCCGTGGCCGCCGTGGGTGTGGGCGGGGCGGTCGTCGCCACCGCGAGCGCGGGCACGAACGGCGGCAAGGGAAGCGGAAGCGGTGAGCCCCTCGCCGCCACGAGCGCCAGCGCCGGCGAGGACTGCTACAAGCTGACCTCGGAGACCACCGAAGGCCCGTACTACATCGACGCGGACAAGCTCCGCCAGGACATCACGGAGGACAAGGAGGGCATCCCCTTCACCCTCCGTCTCAAGGTGATCGACGCCGAGACCTGCAAGCCGCTCCGCGACGCGGCCGTCGACATCTGGCACTGCGACGCGCTCGGTCTCTACTCGGGCTACGAGAGCTTCTCCGAGGGCGGCGGCACCCCGCCCACCGACGCCCCCTCGGGCACCCCCACCGACGTGCCGACCGGTGAGCCGCCGACGGGTGGCGGCGGTGGCGGGGGCGGACACGAGGAACCCACCAGCGACACCCGCTATCTGCGCGGCACCTGGAAGACCGACAAGCGCGGCCTCGTCACCTTCGAGACGATCTTCCCGGGCTGGTACCGGGGCCGCTGTGTGCACATCCACACGAAGGTGCACGTCGACGGCGAGTGGACGGACGCCGGTTACGAGGGCGGCACCACCTGCCACACCGGTCAGTTCTTCCTCGGCGAGGAGGCCGTGCTCGACTCAGCCGAGGTCGAGCCGTACTCGACCTCCACGACCGAGCGCACGACCCTCGACGACGACACGATCTACGACGGCGGCGGCGTCCAGGGCGGTCTGCTCAAGCTGAAGTACAGGAAGAAGAACGACATCTCCCGCGGTGTCGTCGGCTCCATCACGGTCGGCGTCGACCCGGAGGCCACGCACACCGGCACGGACGACTCCGTCCAGCCGGGTGCCTCGGCCACCGCGTCGGAGTCCGCCACGGCGGGCTGA
- a CDS encoding CAP domain-containing protein codes for MAPRPPAVTVTATAGTATATGATTTGSVAPAARPPEIGGFLTIVNKARADVGVPPARPGRVPRRARPALGGRVRVADCEPIHSNSRYGENLAKGSNPRYSLADAARLWLDETDVYDRPSNACVNDRECLHHTQVVGRTSTRVGAAGARCRNGWTYVVANFDPPGNWLGRRPY; via the coding sequence GTGGCTCCCCGACCCCCGGCCGTGACGGTCACGGCGACGGCGGGGACGGCGACGGCGACCGGGGCGACCACCACCGGGTCGGTTGCCCCGGCGGCCCGGCCACCGGAGATCGGCGGATTTCTGACGATCGTCAACAAGGCGCGAGCCGATGTCGGCGTTCCCCCCGCTCGTCCGGGCCGAGTCCCTCGCCGGGCACGCCCGGCACTGGGCGGGCGGGTACGGGTCGCCGACTGCGAGCCGATCCACTCGAACAGCCGGTACGGCGAGAACCTGGCCAAGGGGTCGAACCCCCGTTACTCCCTGGCCGACGCGGCCCGCCTCTGGCTCGACGAGACGGACGTCTACGACCGCCCCTCCAACGCCTGCGTGAACGACCGGGAGTGCCTGCACCACACCCAGGTGGTCGGGCGCACCTCGACACGGGTCGGCGCGGCCGGGGCCAGGTGCCGGAACGGCTGGACGTATGTGGTGGCGAACTTCGATCCGCCCGGCAACTGGCTGGGCCGACGGCCGTACTGA
- a CDS encoding pyridoxamine 5'-phosphate oxidase family protein yields the protein MRETPEELDKLQSLLDSSLSGSTAHLRSIVEGRTITAAQLTGVLTGMCTLALSTVTAKGEPRISGADGHFLHGRWHFGTARNAAKARHLAARPAASVAHMRGEDLGVFTHGTVEEMNPEDAATTADWQELLAYLKDFYDDDAFDWNREVVYYRLNPHWMTVYAPDLDKLRPSPRQNP from the coding sequence ATGCGCGAAACCCCAGAAGAACTCGACAAGCTCCAGTCCCTCCTCGACTCCTCCCTCTCCGGCTCGACCGCACACCTCCGCTCGATCGTCGAGGGCCGCACCATCACGGCGGCACAGCTCACCGGGGTCCTCACCGGCATGTGCACGCTCGCCCTCTCCACGGTGACCGCAAAGGGCGAACCGCGGATCAGCGGCGCCGACGGGCACTTCCTGCACGGCCGGTGGCACTTCGGCACGGCGCGCAACGCCGCCAAGGCCCGCCATCTCGCGGCCCGTCCGGCCGCCAGCGTCGCGCACATGCGCGGCGAGGACCTCGGCGTGTTCACTCACGGCACGGTGGAGGAGATGAACCCCGAGGACGCCGCGACCACGGCCGACTGGCAGGAACTTCTCGCCTACTTGAAGGACTTCTACGACGACGACGCCTTCGACTGGAACCGCGAGGTCGTCTACTACCGGCTGAACCCGCACTGGATGACCGTCTACGCCCCCGACCTCGACAAGCTCAGGCCATCACCCCGGCAGAACCCATGA
- a CDS encoding FG-GAP and VCBS repeat-containing protein — MSRAHRRTRTALTAPLAAAVLLAGGFGAMVLTGGPALAATGSADAQDDFNGDGYADLVVSAPDATISSQAKAGYVAVTYGSANGISTANKKLISRSTSGVPGSATANQRFGTNFTKGDLDGDGFSDLVISGGSPGSVILWGSASGLTGGTAIPGYGQSPTTGDFDGDGKTDLALFSYLSGAGDDPSSGDATVWKGPVSRAGQPTATLPLLDKADWWGYDTPDASCATNGIGCREDGDSITGPIRSTRTGDVNGDGKDDIVAWKYAGDGQWGNHLLLGGGSTGFTTGWTPSDGTATGTGTGIGDVNNDGFDDVVVGNYWNGGKVQIAFGSASGLSEERVQTFDQDLPGFPGVEEEGDGIGSTVSVADVNGDGFGDIALGIPGEDIGDITDAGSVALVPGSATGVTGAGTQTFHQDTAGVPGVAENDDQFGASSAPLDFDGDGHADLAAGSEAENGWNGAVWVLRGTATGLTATSSLAFGAGDLSAPATDARFGALLR, encoded by the coding sequence ATGTCCCGAGCACACCGCCGAACCCGTACCGCGCTCACCGCACCCCTGGCAGCCGCGGTGCTGCTCGCCGGAGGATTCGGCGCCATGGTTCTCACCGGGGGTCCGGCGCTGGCGGCCACCGGGTCCGCGGACGCGCAGGACGACTTCAACGGCGACGGATACGCCGACCTGGTCGTGTCGGCCCCGGACGCCACGATCTCCAGCCAGGCCAAGGCGGGCTACGTGGCCGTCACGTACGGCTCCGCCAATGGGATCTCCACCGCCAACAAGAAGCTCATCAGCCGCTCCACCAGCGGCGTTCCCGGCTCCGCCACCGCGAACCAGCGCTTCGGGACCAACTTCACCAAGGGCGACCTGGACGGCGACGGCTTCAGCGACCTGGTGATCTCGGGCGGCAGCCCCGGCTCCGTCATCCTCTGGGGCTCCGCCTCCGGACTCACCGGCGGCACGGCCATACCCGGGTACGGGCAGTCCCCCACGACCGGTGACTTCGACGGCGACGGCAAGACGGATCTCGCCCTGTTCTCCTACCTGTCCGGCGCGGGCGACGACCCGTCGAGCGGCGACGCCACGGTGTGGAAGGGCCCGGTCTCCCGTGCCGGACAGCCCACCGCCACCCTGCCCCTGCTGGACAAGGCCGACTGGTGGGGCTACGACACCCCCGACGCGTCCTGCGCCACCAACGGCATCGGCTGCCGGGAGGACGGCGACTCGATCACCGGTCCCATCCGCTCCACCCGGACCGGCGACGTCAACGGCGACGGCAAGGACGACATCGTCGCCTGGAAGTACGCGGGCGACGGCCAGTGGGGCAACCATCTTCTCCTCGGCGGCGGCAGCACGGGCTTCACCACCGGCTGGACCCCCTCGGACGGCACGGCGACCGGCACGGGCACCGGCATCGGGGACGTGAACAACGACGGCTTCGACGACGTCGTGGTGGGCAACTACTGGAACGGCGGCAAGGTCCAGATCGCGTTCGGGTCGGCCTCCGGCCTGTCCGAGGAGCGCGTACAGACCTTCGACCAGGACCTGCCCGGCTTCCCCGGCGTGGAGGAGGAGGGCGACGGGATCGGCTCCACGGTCTCGGTGGCGGACGTCAACGGTGACGGCTTCGGCGACATCGCGCTCGGCATCCCGGGCGAGGACATCGGCGACATCACCGACGCCGGTTCCGTCGCCCTGGTCCCCGGCAGCGCCACCGGCGTCACGGGCGCCGGCACGCAGACCTTCCACCAGGACACCGCCGGCGTACCCGGAGTCGCCGAGAACGACGACCAGTTCGGCGCGAGCAGCGCGCCGCTGGACTTCGACGGTGACGGCCACGCCGACCTCGCGGCCGGTTCCGAGGCCGAGAACGGCTGGAACGGCGCGGTCTGGGTGCTGCGCGGCACGGCGACCGGACTCACGGCCACGTCGTCCCTCGCGTTCGGCGCCGGCGACCTCTCGGCGCCCGCCACGGACGCCCGCTTCGGCGCGCTCCTGCGCTGA
- a CDS encoding LPXTG cell wall anchor domain-containing protein — protein sequence MRLRFVAGAVAVLAASAGVGALAPSAGAAATVGIRVDAGTSLGTVPSSGVGLNTGVGDDRMGDAKVTSLMKAAGVRQLRYPGGSGADDFHWKTHTMGNGGWIVPNTDFDSFMATAKKVGAQPILTANYGSGTPQEAADWVKYANVDKGYGVKYWEIGNEVYGNGHYGNGKGWETDNHADKSPKEYGKNLVAYSKAMKAVDPKVKIGAVLTTPGFWPDKEKAPGDTADWNNTVLSIAGSSIDFVIVHWYPGGKTTADLLNTPSQIAGVRSSLRSLIAKYTGSRAASVEIAVTETDTVFSPVLTSQAAALFAPDTYMTWFEQGATHVDWWNLHNGSGDAPTTVNGETDYQDGGILSAGTCAGGKCEPPRDTPFPTYWGIRSLTALAKPGDTMVKSSSRNSSVAVHAVRSGKGLNVMLINKSPKDAAQVSLSYAGFTPAAGAVTTVSYAKGDTSLTTAKRGTAGAQKLPPYSITTLQLKPASGTAGADKPSPAPTPTAAAPLVSAAGTTGSRAQAENGAPVGRPSPSGSSNSFGPLASTGASTAVTYSAIGGLLVIVAGGVLVLRGRRRRALHGK from the coding sequence ATGCGCCTCCGCTTTGTCGCGGGGGCGGTGGCGGTGCTCGCCGCCTCGGCCGGTGTCGGCGCCCTGGCGCCCAGCGCGGGCGCCGCGGCGACCGTCGGCATCCGTGTGGATGCCGGTACCTCCTTGGGCACGGTGCCCAGCAGTGGTGTCGGCCTCAACACGGGCGTCGGCGACGACCGCATGGGGGACGCCAAGGTGACATCGCTGATGAAGGCCGCGGGAGTTCGGCAGCTTCGCTATCCCGGCGGCTCCGGCGCGGACGACTTCCACTGGAAGACCCACACCATGGGCAACGGCGGCTGGATCGTACCCAACACCGACTTCGACAGCTTCATGGCCACCGCGAAGAAGGTCGGCGCCCAGCCGATCCTGACCGCGAACTACGGTTCCGGCACCCCCCAGGAGGCCGCCGACTGGGTCAAGTACGCCAACGTCGACAAAGGTTACGGCGTGAAGTACTGGGAGATCGGCAACGAGGTCTACGGCAACGGGCACTACGGCAACGGCAAGGGCTGGGAAACCGACAACCACGCCGACAAGAGCCCGAAAGAGTACGGGAAGAACCTGGTCGCCTACTCGAAGGCGATGAAGGCCGTGGACCCGAAGGTGAAGATCGGAGCGGTGCTCACCACCCCCGGCTTCTGGCCGGACAAGGAAAAGGCTCCCGGTGACACCGCCGACTGGAACAACACGGTGCTCTCCATCGCGGGAAGCTCGATCGACTTCGTCATCGTCCACTGGTATCCGGGCGGCAAAACCACGGCCGACCTGCTGAACACCCCCTCCCAGATCGCCGGTGTCAGGTCCTCGCTGCGCTCGCTGATCGCCAAGTACACGGGCTCGCGCGCCGCTTCGGTGGAGATCGCGGTCACCGAGACCGACACCGTCTTCTCGCCCGTCTTGACCAGCCAGGCCGCAGCCCTGTTCGCGCCGGACACCTACATGACCTGGTTCGAGCAGGGTGCCACCCACGTGGACTGGTGGAACCTGCACAACGGCTCGGGCGACGCACCCACCACGGTCAACGGCGAGACCGACTACCAGGACGGGGGAATTCTCTCCGCCGGAACCTGCGCCGGGGGGAAGTGCGAACCGCCGCGCGACACGCCCTTCCCCACCTACTGGGGCATCCGCTCGCTGACCGCACTGGCGAAGCCCGGCGACACCATGGTCAAGTCGTCCTCGCGCAACTCGTCGGTTGCCGTGCACGCGGTGCGGAGCGGCAAGGGTCTGAACGTCATGCTGATCAACAAGAGCCCGAAGGACGCGGCGCAGGTGTCGCTCTCGTACGCCGGATTCACCCCGGCCGCAGGGGCGGTCACGACCGTTTCGTATGCCAAGGGAGACACCTCCCTGACGACGGCGAAGCGGGGCACGGCGGGCGCACAGAAGCTGCCGCCGTACTCGATCACGACTCTTCAGCTGAAGCCCGCGTCGGGGACCGCCGGCGCTGACAAGCCGTCGCCCGCCCCCACGCCGACCGCCGCCGCGCCTCTTGTCTCCGCCGCCGGCACGACCGGCAGTCGTGCACAGGCGGAGAACGGCGCACCCGTCGGCCGGCCGTCCCCGAGCGGCAGCAGCAACTCGTTCGGCCCCCTGGCTTCCACCGGGGCGAGCACCGCTGTCACGTACAGCGCCATCGGTGGCCTGCTGGTCATCGTCGCTGGCGGCGTGCTGGTGCTTCGCGGACGTCGCCGCAGGGCTTTGCACGGGAAGTGA
- a CDS encoding GOLPH3/VPS74 family protein codes for MTTSTASTSASVPTASTLGEEILLLSLDDSSGEARLPLRTPYAIATAALLERALSDDAADAEFPEDIGKWIHEHSKREYETALRGVLDKGLIREEKRRVLLAFRTTRYPEADGTVEAALRGRLARVVLEGAEPDTRTAALISLLHHGDLHTLAFPDAGTEKSPARRRMAEIAGRHWADPALRRMAETAAAAAAALAAAAMVTTVVILTVT; via the coding sequence ATGACCACGTCGACCGCGTCCACCTCCGCCTCCGTCCCCACCGCCTCGACCCTCGGGGAGGAGATCCTCCTTCTCTCCCTCGACGACTCCTCCGGTGAGGCCCGGCTCCCCCTGCGGACGCCCTACGCGATCGCGACGGCCGCCCTGCTGGAGCGGGCCCTGTCCGACGACGCGGCGGACGCGGAGTTCCCCGAGGACATCGGGAAGTGGATCCACGAGCACAGCAAGAGGGAGTACGAGACCGCGCTGCGGGGCGTGCTGGACAAGGGCCTGATCCGGGAGGAGAAGCGCCGTGTCCTGCTCGCCTTCCGGACGACCCGCTACCCGGAAGCCGACGGCACGGTGGAGGCCGCGCTGCGCGGGCGTCTGGCCCGGGTGGTCCTGGAGGGTGCCGAGCCGGACACCCGCACCGCTGCCCTGATCAGCCTCCTCCACCACGGCGACCTGCACACCCTCGCCTTCCCGGACGCCGGCACCGAGAAGTCCCCGGCGAGGCGGCGGATGGCCGAGATCGCCGGACGGCACTGGGCCGATCCCGCGCTGCGCCGCATGGCCGAGACCGCGGCGGCCGCGGCGGCGGCGCTCGCGGCGGCGGCGATGGTGACGACCGTGGTGATCCTGACGGTGACGTGA
- the aspS gene encoding aspartate--tRNA ligase encodes MHRYRSHTCGELRASDVGTDVRLSGWLHNRRDLGGILFIDLRDHYGITQLVARPGTPAYEALDKISKESTVRVDGKVVSRGTENVNPDLPTGEIEVEVGEVELLGAAAPLPFTINAEDGVNEERRLEYRFLDLRRERMHRNIMLRTAVISAIRHKMTALGFNEMATPILSATSPEGARDFVVPSRLNPGKFYALPQAPQQFKQLLMISGFDRYFQIAPCFRDEDARADRSPGEFYQLDVEMSFVEQEDVFQPIEKLMTELFEEFGKGRHVTSPFPRIPFREAMLKYGSDKPDLRAQLELVDITDVFDGSEFKAFAGKHVRALAVPDVSAQPRKFFDQLGEYAIEQGAKGLAWVRVAEDGSLSGPIAKFLTEENVAELTKRLSLAAGHAVFFGAGEFEEVSKIMGAVRVEAAKRAGHFEEGVFRFCWIVDFPMYEKDEETGKIDFSHNPFSMPQGGLEALESQDPLDILGWQYDIVCNGVELSSGAIRNHEPEIMLKAFEIAGYDRDTVEEQFAGMLRAFRFGAPPHGGIAPGVDRIVMLLADEPNIRETIAFPLNGNAQDLMMGAPTELEEARLRELHLSVRKPQPK; translated from the coding sequence GCGGCTGGCTGCACAATCGGCGCGACCTGGGCGGCATCCTCTTCATCGATCTCCGCGATCACTACGGCATCACGCAGCTGGTGGCCCGTCCGGGCACCCCGGCCTACGAGGCGCTGGACAAGATCTCCAAGGAGTCGACCGTCCGCGTCGACGGCAAGGTCGTCTCGCGAGGCACCGAGAACGTCAACCCGGACCTGCCCACCGGTGAGATCGAGGTCGAGGTCGGCGAGGTCGAGCTGCTCGGCGCGGCCGCCCCGCTCCCCTTCACGATCAACGCCGAGGACGGGGTCAACGAGGAGCGGCGTCTGGAGTACCGCTTCCTCGACCTGCGCCGCGAGCGCATGCACCGCAACATCATGCTGCGTACGGCCGTGATCAGCGCCATCCGTCACAAGATGACGGCCCTCGGCTTCAACGAGATGGCGACCCCGATCCTGTCCGCCACCTCCCCCGAGGGTGCCCGCGACTTCGTCGTGCCGTCGCGCCTCAACCCGGGCAAGTTCTACGCGCTCCCCCAGGCCCCGCAGCAGTTCAAGCAGCTGCTGATGATCTCGGGCTTCGACCGGTACTTCCAGATCGCGCCCTGCTTCCGTGACGAGGACGCGCGCGCGGACCGTTCGCCGGGCGAGTTCTACCAGCTCGACGTGGAGATGTCCTTCGTCGAGCAGGAGGACGTGTTCCAGCCCATCGAGAAGCTCATGACCGAGCTGTTCGAGGAGTTCGGCAAGGGACGGCACGTCACCTCACCCTTCCCGCGCATCCCGTTCCGCGAGGCGATGCTGAAGTACGGCTCCGACAAGCCGGACCTGCGGGCCCAGCTGGAGTTGGTGGACATCACCGACGTCTTCGACGGTTCGGAGTTCAAGGCGTTCGCCGGCAAGCACGTGCGCGCGCTCGCGGTGCCGGACGTCTCGGCCCAGCCGCGCAAGTTCTTCGACCAGCTCGGCGAGTACGCGATCGAGCAGGGCGCGAAGGGTCTGGCCTGGGTGCGCGTGGCCGAGGACGGTTCGCTGTCCGGCCCGATCGCCAAGTTCCTCACCGAGGAGAACGTCGCCGAGCTGACCAAGCGGCTCTCGCTGGCCGCCGGTCACGCCGTGTTCTTCGGCGCGGGCGAGTTCGAGGAAGTCTCGAAGATCATGGGCGCGGTGCGGGTCGAGGCCGCCAAGCGGGCCGGGCACTTCGAGGAGGGCGTCTTCCGCTTCTGCTGGATCGTCGACTTCCCGATGTACGAGAAGGACGAGGAGACCGGCAAGATCGACTTCTCGCACAACCCCTTCTCCATGCCGCAGGGGGGCCTGGAGGCCCTGGAGTCCCAGGACCCGCTGGACATCCTCGGCTGGCAGTACGACATCGTCTGCAACGGTGTCGAGCTGTCCTCCGGCGCGATCCGGAACCACGAGCCCGAGATCATGCTCAAGGCCTTCGAGATCGCGGGCTACGACCGTGACACCGTCGAGGAGCAGTTCGCGGGCATGCTGCGCGCGTTCCGCTTCGGCGCGCCGCCGCACGGCGGCATCGCGCCGGGTGTCGACCGCATCGTCATGCTCCTCGCGGACGAGCCCAACATCCGCGAGACCATCGCCTTCCCGCTCAACGGCAACGCCCAGGACCTGATGATGGGCGCGCCGACGGAGTTGGAGGAGGCGCGGCTGCGCGAGCTGCACCTGTCGGTGCGCAAGCCCCAGCCGAAGTAG